In the Enterococcus saigonensis genome, one interval contains:
- a CDS encoding RluA family pseudouridine synthase, translating to MKFTYHYQKETTQQLKYFLKEQGISKSLLAKIKFQGGLILVNDKRENVLYSLRPDDRVTIVVPDEKEHETMLVDETPITVIYEDEHLLIVNKPAGVASIPAQYHPNGTMANRVKHYYKSQDYKNQVIHVVTRLDRDTTGLMLFAKHGFAHAQLDRQLRNKQVEKKYQALVAGNIQNLKAHAMIDLPIARDLSSLLKRKIDCTGQNAQTEYWLQKHNDKIALVDIKLHTGRTHQIRVHFSGIGCPLLGDDLYGGTMEAGIKRQALHCYKLSFNHPFSEERLTFTLSLPNDMAQIVQNI from the coding sequence ATGAAATTTACCTATCATTATCAAAAAGAAACAACACAGCAGTTGAAATATTTTTTAAAAGAACAAGGCATTTCCAAAAGTTTATTGGCAAAAATTAAATTCCAAGGGGGCTTGATTTTAGTCAATGATAAACGTGAAAATGTCTTGTATTCTTTGCGCCCAGATGATAGGGTTACTATTGTCGTGCCAGATGAAAAAGAACATGAAACAATGCTTGTAGACGAGACTCCAATTACAGTTATTTATGAAGATGAACATCTGTTAATTGTCAATAAGCCAGCAGGAGTTGCTTCAATTCCAGCACAGTATCATCCCAATGGTACCATGGCAAATCGCGTGAAACATTACTATAAGTCGCAAGATTATAAAAATCAGGTGATTCATGTGGTTACCCGTTTGGATCGGGATACTACCGGCTTAATGTTATTTGCTAAACATGGTTTTGCTCATGCGCAGCTGGATCGTCAGTTACGAAACAAACAAGTAGAAAAAAAATACCAAGCGTTAGTTGCTGGCAATATTCAAAATTTAAAAGCGCATGCGATGATCGATTTGCCTATTGCTCGTGACTTAAGCTCATTGTTAAAACGCAAAATAGATTGCACTGGGCAAAATGCGCAAACGGAATACTGGTTACAAAAGCATAATGATAAAATTGCGCTTGTGGATATTAAGCTTCATACTGGGCGTACGCACCAAATTAGGGTCCATTTTAGTGGGATTGGTTGTCCTTTGTTAGGAGACGATTTATATGGGGGAACAATGGAAGCTGGTATTAAGCGCCAAGCACTCCATTGTTACAAGCTATCTTTTAATCATCCTTTTAGTGAGGAAAGATTGACTTTTACATTGTCTTTACCAAATGATATGGCACAAATTGTTCAAAATATATAA
- a CDS encoding SHOCT domain-containing protein, which yields MKKADAMYAYARNHKLGQNITPFVGGWLQRKHFSLIEAALGKDEEVVASFIGRHHPEDNENFTPFEDESRADFEKRVHVTQTGKVRYFDCKGFHAYAVTDAGRLIFARWVPFNHDYKSIPLNNINTINPNTRIFWGSLRIESFREVFSIFWTKRTVFAIANLLEDSKSDMQDGVMDGITSANRAQQAKQEATSSKPQLTTETNFEKLRERKKALDAGLITQEEYEEYKQRFLQ from the coding sequence ATGAAAAAAGCAGATGCGATGTACGCCTATGCCCGCAACCATAAATTAGGACAAAATATTACACCTTTTGTAGGTGGATGGCTACAAAGAAAACACTTTAGTTTAATTGAAGCTGCTCTAGGAAAAGACGAAGAAGTCGTTGCAAGTTTCATTGGTCGCCATCACCCTGAAGATAATGAGAATTTCACACCTTTTGAAGATGAAAGTCGCGCCGATTTTGAAAAACGTGTACACGTAACACAAACAGGTAAGGTACGCTATTTTGATTGCAAGGGATTCCATGCTTATGCCGTGACGGATGCTGGTCGCTTGATTTTTGCCCGGTGGGTTCCCTTTAACCACGATTATAAAAGTATCCCTTTAAATAATATCAATACTATTAATCCTAATACTCGAATTTTTTGGGGTTCTTTACGTATTGAGAGTTTCCGGGAAGTTTTTAGTATTTTTTGGACGAAAAGAACCGTCTTTGCAATTGCCAATTTACTAGAAGATAGTAAAAGTGACATGCAAGACGGTGTAATGGATGGTATTACCTCAGCCAATCGTGCACAACAAGCAAAGCAAGAAGCGACGTCATCTAAACCTCAACTGACAACAGAAACAAATTTTGAAAAATTGCGAGAACGAAAAAAAGCATTAGATGCCGGACTCATTACACAAGAGGAGTATGAAGAATACAAACAGCGCTTCTTGCAGTAA
- a CDS encoding GTP pyrophosphokinase yields MDRDWDKFLAPYEQTVSELKVKLRGIRKQFREQNQHVPIEFVTGRVKPVESIITKSQIRHIPMERLEEEMSDIAGLRIMCQFVEDIHQVVQLLRNRKDMKVIIERDYITNKKASGYRSYHLVIEYPVQLVNGEKIILAEIQIRTLAMNFWATIEHSLNYKYQGAFPEEMKIRLQRAAEAAYQLDEEMSTIREEIQEAQRLFSHGRGKSDDSYYQSSIDQEER; encoded by the coding sequence ATGGATCGAGATTGGGATAAATTTTTAGCACCATATGAACAAACCGTATCAGAATTAAAGGTAAAATTGCGGGGGATTCGCAAACAATTTCGCGAACAAAATCAACATGTGCCGATTGAATTTGTCACTGGTCGTGTTAAACCTGTGGAAAGCATTATCACTAAAAGTCAGATTCGCCATATTCCCATGGAACGACTGGAAGAAGAAATGTCAGATATTGCCGGCCTTAGAATTATGTGCCAGTTTGTGGAAGACATTCATCAAGTAGTGCAATTATTGCGCAACCGTAAAGATATGAAAGTTATTATTGAAAGAGATTATATTACTAATAAAAAAGCTAGTGGCTATCGCTCGTATCACTTGGTGATTGAGTATCCTGTTCAATTGGTAAATGGGGAAAAAATTATTTTAGCAGAAATTCAAATTCGAACATTGGCGATGAATTTTTGGGCAACGATTGAGCATTCTTTGAATTATAAATATCAGGGAGCCTTCCCAGAAGAAATGAAAATTCGTCTGCAAAGGGCAGCAGAAGCAGCTTATCAATTAGACGAGGAGATGTCGACGATTCGTGAAGAAATTCAAGAAGCGCAACGTTTATTTTCTCATGGGCGAGGTAAATCAGATGATAGTTATTACCAGTCCTCGATTGATCAGGAGGAAAGATAA
- a CDS encoding NAD kinase, with the protein MKVAIVSNHGLQSEKTERQLRKLLAENEIVIDQQRPEIVISVGGDGTLLSAFHRYNHLLDKVSFLGVHTGHLGFYTDWRDYEIPELVTSLKRNRGESISYPLLDIRIEYQNDKAAKHFLALNESTIKRGNRTMVADVYLKGELFERFRGDGLSISTPTGSTAYNKSVGGAVLHPSINAIQLAEIASLNNRVFRTLGSPLVIAADEWLEIRLQDSNDYMITVDQLDIQKDHIAAVYYKIAKERIHFASFRHMDFWHRVKDAFIGED; encoded by the coding sequence TTGAAAGTGGCGATTGTTTCAAATCATGGGCTCCAATCAGAAAAGACTGAGCGACAATTGCGAAAACTCTTAGCAGAAAATGAAATTGTAATTGATCAACAACGGCCAGAAATTGTCATTTCCGTAGGAGGAGACGGTACTTTGCTTTCAGCATTTCACCGTTACAATCATCTTTTAGATAAAGTCAGTTTTCTTGGTGTTCACACTGGCCATTTAGGATTTTATACGGATTGGCGTGACTATGAAATACCAGAGTTGGTAACGAGTTTAAAAAGAAATCGTGGGGAAAGTATTAGTTACCCACTTTTAGATATTCGAATTGAATATCAAAATGATAAAGCAGCAAAACATTTTTTGGCCTTAAATGAATCGACTATTAAACGAGGGAATCGAACAATGGTCGCAGACGTTTATTTAAAAGGAGAACTTTTTGAACGTTTTCGCGGAGATGGCCTATCTATTTCAACTCCTACAGGTTCGACGGCATATAATAAAAGCGTAGGAGGAGCAGTCTTGCATCCGAGTATCAATGCGATTCAATTAGCAGAGATTGCCTCTTTAAACAACAGAGTATTCAGAACGCTTGGCTCACCTTTAGTTATTGCAGCAGATGAATGGCTAGAAATTCGTTTGCAAGATAGTAATGACTATATGATTACGGTAGATCAATTGGACATTCAAAAAGACCATATTGCGGCAGTTTATTACAAAATCGCTAAAGAGCGAATTCATTTTGCTTCTTTTCGGCATATGGATTTTTGGCACCGTGTTAAAGATGCTTTTATTGGAGAAGATTAA
- the mgtE gene encoding magnesium transporter: MDENLELEERFAALKQALLEDDMQSFREPFLEMHIYEQGQFYQSLTSQERHRMYGYLSPKELADMFDVIEEDDEHMTDYLSEMRPGYAAAMLAEMYTDNAVDLLNTLNKKAVNKYLSLMDKEDASEIKELLHYEDDTAGSIMTTEFVSIVANQTVRSAMYVLKNEADVAETIYYIYVVDQENHLVGVISLRDLIVNEDDTMIQDIMSERVISVHVGDDQEDVAQTFRDYDFLALPVTDYDDHLLGIVTVDDIIDVIDDEAASDYSGLAGVNVEEVSENPVKAASRRLPWLITLLFLGMATATLISHYEELVSEASILAVFISLITGTAGNAGTQSLAVAVRRLAINDDKENNFVKTVISEILTGLVTGFITGLTIFIIVAIWKHNPILGFVIGMAMMCAITVANLAGSFIPMLMDKLGFDPAVASGPFITTLSDLTSVLIYFNIASLFMQYFIS; this comes from the coding sequence GTGGATGAAAATTTAGAACTTGAAGAACGTTTTGCAGCGTTAAAACAAGCTTTACTTGAAGACGACATGCAAAGCTTTAGAGAACCTTTCTTAGAAATGCACATATACGAACAGGGGCAGTTCTATCAGTCTCTCACTAGCCAAGAGCGCCATCGAATGTATGGATATTTGTCACCTAAAGAGTTAGCAGATATGTTTGACGTAATCGAAGAAGATGATGAACACATGACTGATTATCTTTCTGAAATGCGTCCAGGATATGCGGCAGCTATGTTAGCAGAAATGTATACAGATAACGCTGTTGACTTATTAAATACGCTTAATAAAAAAGCTGTCAATAAGTATTTGAGTTTAATGGATAAAGAAGACGCCAGCGAGATTAAAGAACTACTGCATTATGAAGATGATACTGCTGGGTCCATTATGACTACTGAATTTGTCTCCATTGTTGCTAATCAAACAGTTCGCTCGGCGATGTATGTTTTAAAAAATGAAGCTGATGTAGCAGAAACAATCTATTATATTTATGTAGTGGATCAAGAAAATCATTTAGTGGGTGTTATTTCCTTAAGAGATTTAATTGTCAATGAAGATGATACGATGATTCAAGATATTATGAGCGAACGGGTTATTTCTGTTCATGTGGGAGACGATCAAGAAGACGTAGCGCAGACTTTCCGGGATTACGACTTTTTGGCGTTGCCGGTTACAGATTATGATGATCATTTACTGGGAATTGTTACAGTTGATGATATCATCGATGTTATCGACGATGAAGCAGCTAGTGATTACTCTGGTTTAGCAGGGGTTAACGTTGAAGAGGTATCAGAAAATCCTGTCAAAGCAGCGAGTAGGCGTTTGCCTTGGTTGATTACCTTATTATTTTTGGGAATGGCAACAGCCACTTTAATTTCCCATTATGAAGAGTTAGTAAGTGAGGCCAGTATTTTAGCTGTTTTCATTTCTTTAATTACCGGAACTGCAGGTAATGCAGGTACCCAATCGCTAGCGGTAGCAGTTCGACGACTTGCAATTAATGATGACAAAGAAAATAATTTTGTTAAAACAGTGATAAGTGAAATTTTAACAGGATTAGTTACGGGTTTCATTACAGGTTTAACTATTTTTATCATTGTCGCGATATGGAAACATAATCCAATTTTAGGTTTTGTCATTGGTATGGCCATGATGTGTGCGATTACTGTTGCGAATTTGGCGGGGAGTTTTATTCCAATGTTAATGGATAAGCTGGGATTTGATCCAGCTGTTGCTAGTGGACCATTCATTACAACATTAAGTGATTTAACGAGTGTTTTAATCTATTTCAATATTGCCAGTCTTTTTATGCAATATTTTATTTCCTAA